The stretch of DNA AAGGTGCCGTTGGAACAGCTATAATCGGGGCAGGGTCTCGTAAAGAGACCCTGCCCTTCCACTATGTAGGAACAGAAGGAGGACAATAATGCTAATAGAAGCCAAGAAAACAGCCAGGACCCTGGCATTCCTGACGGCCCTGACGGTCGCCGTTATGTTCGGCTGGCACAGTGCCGCCTCGCTCGTAGGAGACGACACGGCCCAGGCGGCGCCGAGGCTGACGGGAAAGCTGGACAAAAAGACCAACACGAGGACCATAAAGGTCATCTCAGACCAGTGGTTCTTCAAGCCCTCCACATGGAGGGTAAAGGCCGGTGAGAAGGTCGTCCTCAAGATAGACGCGAGGGCGAGCGAGATGCCCATCATCGACACGACCGCCTTGAGCTTCCCGGACTTCAACTGGAGGATGGACGTCAAGACCTTCACCAAGCACACGATCGAGCTCCCGGCCAAGATAACGGCCAAGCCCGGCGAGTACTTCTTCGAGTGCGACATCTTCTGCGGACCGGACCACCCGGACATGAACGGGTTCCTGATAGTCGTAGAGTAATAAGAGGCGTACCGCAAGAATAACGCGGGCCTTCCGCAGTAACAGTAATAGAAAGAGGCAGGAACCGAACGGTCAGCGGACCGAAAGGTTCCTGCCTCTTTTTTTCCCTTTTTTGTGCTATACTGGATTCATTCCCTGAAAGGAGGAAAACGGAGATGAAAGCCCTATTAGAGATGAAACGTACCACATCGGCGCTCCTGCCGGCACTGGCCTGTACGCTGCTCCTAATCGGCTGCGCCGCTCCCGCCACGACCACGGGCGGCGCGGCGGAGAGCGCTCCGGCGGTGGAAAAAAGCGCACCGGCGGTGGAAACGGAAAAAACCGCGCCCGCCGCCAAGAAGAAGGTCCGCCTTACCGGAAGGCTCGACAAGGCGACCAACACGAGGACCATAAAGGTCATATCCGACCAGTGGTTCTTCAAGCCCTCCACATGGAAGGTAAAGGCCGGTGAGAAGGTCGTCCTCAAGATAGACGCGAGGGCGAGCGAGATGCCCA from Thermodesulfobacteriota bacterium encodes:
- a CDS encoding cupredoxin domain-containing protein codes for the protein MLIEAKKTARTLAFLTALTVAVMFGWHSAASLVGDDTAQAAPRLTGKLDKKTNTRTIKVISDQWFFKPSTWRVKAGEKVVLKIDARASEMPIIDTTALSFPDFNWRMDVKTFTKHTIELPAKITAKPGEYFFECDIFCGPDHPDMNGFLIVVE